One window of the Niallia circulans genome contains the following:
- a CDS encoding PLP-dependent aminotransferase family protein, with protein sequence MDMLMFELNKNTTKPLYEQLYMGIKSAILSQQIGVGTQLPSKKKLADFLNISQTTIEVAYAQLLAEGFIVSKPRIGFFVEDINELPYIETEHDELPIEDTGKEVIRIDFHPGKIDTDSFPFSQWRKYAKNLFDTPSKELLQIGEPQGEYTLRAEIAKYLYQSRGIVCKPEQIVIGSGTEQLFPMILRLLEKDSTIALENPGYSASPRIQLQNKTIPVPVDEDGLIVEQLEKTMANVVYITPSHQFPTGAILSATRRTQLMQWAAKSKTRYIIEDDYDSEFRYTGKPIPALHGMDQNDKVIYLSTFTKSLMPSLRLAYFLLPSTLLKKYKETFSYYSATVPRFDQHIVASFMRDGYFSKHLNRMRKIYRKKLDRLTHIFKTDYPEVIITGDQAGMHILISLPLQKSENELKAIAAKSHISIYPLSDYLIEPIEYKYPTFLLGFGGIPLEKIEECIHQLMQCWEMAK encoded by the coding sequence ATGGATATGCTTATGTTTGAATTGAATAAAAACACAACAAAACCCTTATATGAGCAGCTTTATATGGGAATCAAATCTGCTATTTTAAGCCAACAAATTGGAGTTGGAACGCAACTCCCCTCCAAAAAAAAATTGGCCGATTTCTTAAATATCAGCCAAACAACCATCGAAGTGGCATATGCTCAGCTGCTTGCAGAGGGATTTATTGTCTCAAAACCACGGATCGGTTTTTTTGTAGAGGATATAAATGAATTGCCTTATATTGAAACAGAACATGATGAGTTGCCTATAGAGGATACAGGGAAAGAAGTGATCCGAATTGACTTTCATCCTGGAAAAATCGATACAGATTCCTTTCCTTTTTCCCAGTGGAGAAAGTATGCAAAAAATTTATTTGATACACCGTCAAAGGAGTTGCTACAGATTGGAGAACCACAAGGGGAATACACTTTACGGGCGGAAATAGCCAAATACCTGTATCAATCACGAGGGATTGTATGTAAGCCAGAACAAATTGTGATTGGTTCAGGAACAGAACAACTCTTCCCCATGATTTTACGGTTGCTTGAAAAAGATTCAACCATAGCCCTTGAAAATCCTGGCTATTCAGCAAGCCCAAGAATTCAATTGCAAAATAAAACGATCCCTGTTCCAGTTGATGAAGACGGATTGATAGTGGAACAGCTTGAAAAAACAATGGCGAATGTAGTCTATATTACACCTTCTCATCAATTTCCGACAGGTGCGATTCTTTCCGCCACAAGGAGAACACAGTTAATGCAGTGGGCAGCAAAAAGTAAAACTCGCTATATCATTGAAGATGATTACGACAGCGAGTTTCGTTACACCGGTAAACCCATTCCCGCCTTACACGGGATGGACCAAAACGACAAGGTGATTTATCTAAGTACCTTCACCAAGTCATTAATGCCCTCATTGCGATTGGCCTATTTTCTTTTGCCTTCCACATTGCTGAAGAAATATAAGGAAACATTCAGTTATTATTCGGCAACTGTCCCTAGATTCGATCAGCATATAGTAGCCAGCTTCATGAGAGACGGTTATTTTTCAAAACACTTAAATCGGATGCGGAAAATTTACCGTAAAAAACTTGATAGACTGACCCATATCTTTAAAACAGATTATCCTGAAGTCATCATCACTGGAGATCAAGCCGGGATGCATATTTTAATTTCCCTTCCCTTGCAAAAAAGTGAAAATGAGTTAAAAGCTATCGCAGCAAAAAGCCACATCTCCATTTATCCTTTAAGCGATTATCTGATAGAACCAATCGAATATAAGTATCCAACATTCCTGTTAGGATTTGGAGGCATCCCCTTAGAAAAAATCGAGGAATGCATTCATCAATTAATGCAATGCTGGGAAATGGCAAAATAA
- a CDS encoding ArsR/SmtB family transcription factor codes for MKPIEIFKALSNESRLQILHWLKEPERHFVPHEGIDMRKTGVCVSQITEQLKMTQSTASQYLNILLRAGLIKTERIGKYTYYKRDEEAIKNIAAILEQEI; via the coding sequence ATGAAACCTATTGAAATCTTTAAAGCCTTATCAAATGAATCAAGGCTGCAAATTTTACACTGGCTAAAAGAACCTGAACGTCATTTTGTACCCCATGAAGGGATTGATATGAGAAAAACAGGGGTATGCGTTAGTCAAATAACAGAGCAATTAAAAATGACGCAATCGACAGCTTCTCAATACCTAAATATACTTTTGCGAGCTGGTTTGATTAAGACAGAGCGTATTGGAAAGTATACGTATTACAAAAGAGATGAAGAAGCAATAAAAAATATTGCAGCTATTTTGGAGCAAGAGATCTAA
- a CDS encoding aminoglycoside phosphotransferase family protein produces MNELKLPLKQLEKIIGSLPSISLVAEQGSTSTVYQVETRSGTYILKSAFEEKYRDWLQTEASVLEKLIGKEFIPVPYYYGFLKEQASSHLIMSYEQGITLTAALNQAKTDTEKCALVQSFGRLLHKLHTTEILDPFHYANEWLSERLLKAEYYVKKGWTEGSIELLTLLKNNKPAPINQTIIHGDCTTDNILVVNGAATKFIDVAGMTVGDPRYDEALAIRSFVHNKKFKEAFYAGYKHYQITIDEFRYFDEGLYEFF; encoded by the coding sequence GTGAATGAATTGAAGTTACCACTAAAGCAACTAGAGAAAATAATTGGATCACTTCCATCTATTTCTCTTGTTGCTGAACAAGGCAGTACCTCAACCGTTTATCAAGTGGAAACTAGAAGTGGCACCTATATACTAAAAAGTGCTTTTGAAGAAAAATATCGCGATTGGCTACAGACAGAAGCAAGTGTTTTAGAAAAGTTAATCGGGAAAGAATTTATTCCTGTTCCGTATTACTATGGTTTTTTAAAGGAACAAGCCAGCAGTCATTTAATCATGTCCTATGAACAAGGGATTACCTTAACGGCAGCTTTAAACCAAGCAAAAACAGACACAGAGAAATGTGCTTTAGTTCAAAGCTTTGGCCGACTTTTACATAAACTGCATACTACAGAAATATTGGATCCTTTCCATTATGCAAATGAATGGCTATCTGAACGTCTCCTAAAAGCAGAGTATTATGTAAAAAAAGGATGGACAGAAGGATCCATTGAACTTCTCACTTTGTTGAAAAATAACAAGCCAGCGCCAATAAACCAAACGATTATACATGGAGATTGCACAACAGACAATATTCTTGTTGTGAATGGTGCTGCAACAAAGTTCATTGATGTCGCTGGCATGACAGTTGGTGATCCTCGCTATGATGAAGCATTGGCCATTAGAAGCTTTGTTCATAATAAAAAGTTTAAAGAAGCGTTTTATGCAGGCTATAAACACTATCAGATTACCATAGATGAATTTCGATATTTTGACGAAGGCTTGTATGAATTTTTCTAA
- a CDS encoding DUF3841 domain-containing protein — protein MPIYFTNQTIEVVNRLNKTGYLTGNAEFVDKDFLPAYKWMIEQMSKRLNHNGSYPIWVWTTKPNLQREGILIEEQKLYV, from the coding sequence ATGCCTATATATTTCACCAACCAAACAATCGAAGTGGTAAATCGATTAAATAAAACTGGCTATTTAACTGGAAACGCAGAATTTGTAGATAAAGATTTTCTTCCTGCTTATAAATGGATGATAGAACAAATGAGTAAGAGGCTGAATCATAATGGTTCCTATCCTATTTGGGTGTGGACGACCAAACCAAATTTACAGAGGGAAGGAATTTTAATAGAGGAACAAAAGCTGTATGTTTAA
- a CDS encoding MFS transporter, with amino-acid sequence MSNTFKIYILALISFLVGTSEYIISGVLDNIADSLGITLAAAGQLITIFSLVYAIFTPILMALTSSMDRRKLIIVSLGLFVIANILAFLLPGYTLFVFSRIIMALGAGMVVVTALTIAAKIAPDGKQGSAIATVVMGFTASLIIGVPLGRIITDAFDWKAVFGGIALLGLLAMIIISFVIPPTKGDEPVPLIQQLSLLKDRKVAIGLSITFFWLGGYSVAYTYLSPYLLNISGIHEKLLSGVLLIFGVASLFGSKFGGYSTDKWGVSRTLIGSMLLHIVMLILLSLITHIYVGVVIILILWSFAAWTSAPAQQFNLATIKPESSGVLLGLNQSMMQLSMAAGAGIGGIFVEKVSLGSITWVGVLGLAIAIFMVLKSSRGSYIKS; translated from the coding sequence TTGTCTAACACATTTAAAATTTATATTTTAGCACTTATTAGTTTTTTAGTTGGAACATCGGAGTATATTATCTCTGGTGTATTGGATAACATTGCAGATTCACTAGGAATTACTTTGGCGGCTGCAGGACAATTAATAACGATATTTTCACTTGTCTATGCAATCTTTACACCCATTCTTATGGCACTTACGTCAAGCATGGATAGACGAAAGCTTATAATCGTATCATTAGGCTTGTTTGTGATAGCAAACATACTTGCATTCTTATTGCCAGGTTACACGTTATTTGTTTTCTCAAGAATAATAATGGCACTAGGTGCTGGAATGGTAGTTGTTACAGCTCTGACTATCGCGGCAAAAATAGCACCTGATGGTAAACAAGGTAGTGCAATAGCTACTGTAGTCATGGGCTTTACAGCATCTTTAATCATTGGTGTTCCTCTAGGGCGAATTATTACAGATGCATTTGACTGGAAAGCAGTATTTGGCGGAATTGCGTTACTTGGATTATTAGCGATGATCATCATCTCATTTGTAATACCACCAACAAAAGGGGATGAACCGGTTCCATTAATACAACAACTTTCTCTACTAAAGGATCGAAAAGTAGCGATTGGTTTATCCATCACCTTCTTCTGGCTTGGCGGGTATTCAGTTGCTTATACCTATTTATCTCCTTACCTTTTGAACATTTCGGGTATCCATGAAAAATTATTAAGTGGTGTTCTGCTTATATTCGGAGTTGCTAGTTTATTCGGCTCGAAATTCGGTGGTTATAGTACAGACAAATGGGGTGTATCACGTACATTAATAGGTTCAATGCTACTACACATTGTTATGCTTATTCTTTTATCATTAATCACGCACATTTATGTTGGTGTTGTAATCATCCTAATATTGTGGTCCTTTGCTGCGTGGACATCAGCTCCAGCACAACAGTTCAATTTGGCAACCATAAAACCAGAATCATCAGGTGTGCTTCTAGGACTAAACCAGTCAATGATGCAATTATCGATGGCTGCAGGGGCAGGAATTGGTGGGATATTTGTAGAAAAAGTATCGCTAGGTTCCATAACCTGGGTAGGAGTACTTGGATTAGCTATAGCTATTTTTATGGTATTAAAGTCTTCGCGTGGCAGCTACATAAAAAGTTGA
- a CDS encoding ECF transporter S component, with protein MYTTKQNKTRILVLNALFITLTFLATMFINIRLPLMGNGGLIHLGNVPFLIAAFLFGKKSGAIVGAFGMALFDIMSGWTLWAPFTFIIVGTMGYIAGLIAEKMPGKKSFVYILAVAVAMIIKVVGYYFTEVILYGNWIQPFGSVPGNIMQLVIAGIIVVPLTKGFEQRILKSVH; from the coding sequence ATGTATACGACTAAACAAAACAAAACGAGAATTCTGGTTCTCAATGCACTTTTTATTACTTTAACGTTTCTTGCTACAATGTTTATCAACATCAGGCTGCCATTGATGGGAAATGGGGGGCTAATCCATTTGGGTAACGTGCCGTTTTTGATTGCTGCATTTCTTTTTGGCAAGAAATCAGGTGCGATTGTAGGCGCTTTTGGAATGGCTTTATTCGATATTATGTCAGGCTGGACATTATGGGCTCCATTTACATTTATTATCGTTGGTACTATGGGATATATAGCTGGACTTATCGCGGAAAAGATGCCCGGCAAAAAGTCTTTTGTATATATACTGGCAGTTGCAGTTGCCATGATCATCAAAGTTGTCGGCTACTATTTTACAGAAGTGATCCTTTATGGCAACTGGATCCAGCCATTCGGTTCCGTGCCAGGTAATATCATGCAACTTGTCATCGCCGGCATCATCGTCGTGCCACTTACAAAAGGGTTTGAGCAACGGATTCTTAAGAGTGTCCATTAA
- a CDS encoding NAD-dependent epimerase/dehydratase family protein, whose amino-acid sequence MKNILVLGGTRFFGRKLVEMLLKEGHRVTILTRGTVSHPFGNEVKHIIADRSRKEQLQHHFAGQTYDIVYDNICYTPNEAKDFCEVFNGKIGKLVFTSSLSTYSVDGNEKREADFHPYNYPIQLEKNEFVYDEGKRQAEAAFFHYADFPVVAVRFPIVLGEDDYTRRLHFHVERIQQDRMIGFVNTEAEMSFILASEAAAFLKWAGFSEVEGPFNATANGKITMKKLIHIIEKVTGHTAKITLDGDEENFSPYAIPASWYMNTEKAEKAGFTFTNLDDWLPALIKKIAKDNKK is encoded by the coding sequence ATGAAAAATATATTAGTGCTAGGCGGCACCCGTTTTTTTGGAAGGAAGCTTGTGGAAATGCTTTTGAAAGAGGGACACCGTGTTACGATTCTGACTCGGGGGACAGTAAGTCATCCCTTTGGCAACGAAGTGAAACATATTATTGCTGATCGTTCTAGAAAGGAACAATTACAACATCATTTCGCAGGTCAAACCTATGATATTGTTTATGACAATATCTGTTATACGCCTAATGAAGCAAAAGACTTTTGTGAAGTATTTAATGGGAAAATTGGAAAGCTGGTGTTTACTTCCTCTTTATCTACTTATTCTGTAGATGGAAACGAAAAAAGGGAGGCAGATTTTCATCCATACAACTATCCTATACAACTTGAGAAGAACGAGTTTGTTTATGATGAAGGAAAGCGGCAGGCAGAAGCAGCATTTTTCCATTATGCAGATTTCCCCGTTGTTGCGGTAAGATTTCCAATTGTGTTAGGGGAAGATGATTACACGCGCCGCCTGCATTTTCATGTTGAGCGGATTCAACAGGATAGAATGATCGGCTTTGTTAATACGGAGGCAGAAATGTCCTTTATTCTTGCTTCGGAAGCGGCCGCATTTTTAAAGTGGGCAGGTTTTTCAGAGGTGGAAGGGCCATTTAATGCGACAGCAAATGGGAAGATTACAATGAAAAAATTAATCCATATAATCGAAAAGGTTACAGGGCATACTGCAAAAATTACCCTTGACGGAGATGAAGAAAATTTCTCTCCGTATGCTATTCCTGCATCATGGTATATGAATACGGAAAAGGCAGAAAAAGCAGGATTTACGTTTACGAATCTGGATGATTGGCTGCCAGCTTTGATTAAGAAGATTGCAAAAGATAATAAAAAATAA